A region from the Lolium perenne isolate Kyuss_39 chromosome 4, Kyuss_2.0, whole genome shotgun sequence genome encodes:
- the LOC127293731 gene encoding protein NETWORKED 1A: MAATSPTDAKRKYSWWWNSHICPKNSKWLQENLEDMDSKIKLMIKIIEEDAESFAKRAEMYYRRRPELMALLEELYRAYRALAERYDHAAGDLRQAHRKIAEAFPDQVLMDLDDDLPTDTASIETDVDNADMAHCFLSFINASDSKMCGKGNQDYEKLQKELASLSQENHDLKNRISSVLEQSNNAESEVLCLKEALTQQEAEKEAAVLQCQQSTARLENLRSDILHTQEQFNRLKEEMQTRLLPSTTEDARFVVLERANQDLHIELENLKHLLKQKHDELNEKQVELEKLNISIEEEHLKCMQAEMLNLSFEKKLLTAEDKLRHLALEKQSEVSKVRDSETRNLMLQKELDNILEENKKLNGQYHSSSAVIIRLQDEIISLKNDQKKLEEEVHRNVDEKKTLQYELSHLKEDRSDLERKHFSIKEQIQSVNLNVESLQSLAHELRDGNVELKGIIKNHEGMEVLHTENLRQLERMSEKNAQLEKSLTASTTELEGLREKKVALEESCKELNSRICIHLSERAVLVAQIEAVSQTMEALLEKNVILENSLSDANAELEGLRRKLKELEKSSEAVHNQNSVLQSEKKTLVFQVDSISNTLHSLEAQNTELERRHSALQQEKDSVLDEVIRLQELIRLERKEHKDALTTSKTQFDGLQNKISILLEEGRNREEQVEEEELKIVKAQIEIFILKECLDDMAEANSVYSAKLQKKEDVCKVYEEKLDWLSQDNQKLTEGIGSVRKVLHLDEKYESLNEMKLDIILQLILHEVNCLRNTISDAQDVKQKELVEKSLVVTLLEHFRQEVADLRSERNILKKDQQTNSEELLQLQREREELVSISDEFWEEMESRNHRVEDLRAEAKFLVGQLSELQDSRRSLQSEIMKLIQQNSFLANELNDSRRKEMIFEDDFSTLISESVSKDILLVIFKNLHEDRTLELKSLYNDFACLQAAGSELSQDIRMMNKKLGDLESEDNHLDEDICIAMRSARPSPENITGKGHPSRRDVNLLNSVRTRKGYHANMELKSHKKVDNAGFERSNEMLLEEVLKCPQNMQMLTSKEKTFVDIKSCNEEITKLVAHMQMAITNAALFKEKVLELIITCESYEISAMVQKEVLKEDIIRRNSYVDELKDKLNAVEIENRRLKVNLNGDVTMLGTLQTEVSALEKQTLSLANDCLQSNKLKMEGIASSPEPLKTMVRFSDENSMRTVKDMDLQKLHETIKTLQKVVTDTSSLLEQERLDFNANLRGARKQIEALKLKEILDDDLVEMNYEQMLKDIQLDLIQTSSGRQTDSVGQQKKIAARVVGPSSSHVRDDLGPPRSESFERDNSKQSPAELVVVKELSVVNQELPRSVTIEPHQEWRNKVIQRLSSDGKRLNTLQSSIQELKTNTEASEELELESVRYQIKEAESTIIELIDTNSKLAKKAEEFTSADGLDGDNVDLRSRHQRKILERARKMSEKIGRLEAEMQKVQQALLKYEEEQTSSSASKTVHRRSKVHLVDYLYGRRRENRKQPRCSPCGCMRTKTIDD, translated from the exons ATGGCAGCAACATCACCAACCGATGCCAAGCGCAAGTACTCGTGGTGGTGGAACAGTCATATCTGCCCGAAGAATTCAAAATGGCTCCAGGAGAATCTTGAAG ATATGGATAGCAAAATTAAGCTGATGATCAAGATCATTGAAGAAGATGCAGAATCATTCGCAAAAAGGGCAGAAATGTACTACCGAAGGCGACCTGAGTTGATGGCCTTGCTTGAGGAGTTGTACCGTGCATACCGAGCATTAGCAGAAAGATATGATCATGCAGCTGGCGATCTCCGACAGGCCCACAGGAAAATAGCTGAAGCATTCCCTGATCAGGTTCTGATGGACCTGGATGATGATCTCCCAACTGATACTGCATCCATTGAAACTGATGTGGACAATGCAGACATGGCTCATTGTTTCCTCTCTTTCATCAATGCTAGTGATTCAAAAATGTGTGGTAAAG GTAACCAGGATTACGAGAAGCTGCAGAAAGAACTAGCAAGTCTGTCACAGGAAAACCATGACCTCAAGAACAGGATCTCATCAGTGTTAGAGCAGAGCAATAATGCAGAATCCGAGGTTCTTTGTCTCAAGGAGGCTCTCACACAACAAGAAGCAGAGAAAGAAGCTGCAGTTCTGCAATGCCAACAATCGACTGCTAGATTAGAGAACCTCAGGTCTGACATATTGCACACCCAGGAGCAGTTCAACAGGCTTAAAGAGGAGATGCAAACTCGGTTGCTGCCTTCAACCACAGAAGATGCACGTTTCGTTGTGCTTGAAAGAGCTAATCAGGACTTGCATATCGAATTAGAGAATCTGAAACATTTGTTGAAGCAGAAGCATGACGAGCTAAATGAGAAGCAAGTTGAGTTGGAAAAGCTTAACATCTCTATAGAAGAGGAGCATCTCAAGTGCATGCAAGCAGAAATGCTGAACCTTTCTTTCGAGAAAAAGCTGTTGACAGCAGAGGACAAACTGAGGCATTTGGCTCTTGAGAAGCAGAGTGAAGTAAGCAAAGTGAGGGACAGTGAAACAAGAAATCTTATGCTTCAGAAAGAATTGGACAATATTCTAGAAGAGAACAAAAAACTGAATGGCCAATATCACTCTTCTTCGGCAGTGATAATTCGTTTGCAGGATGAGATTATTtccttgaagaatgatcaaaagaaaCTTGAGGAAGAGGTTCATCGAAACGTGGATGAAAAGAAGACACTTCAATATGAGCTTTCTCACCTTAAGGAGGATAGGAGTGACTTGGAGAGGAAACACTTCTCAATCAAGGAGCAAATACAATCTGTTAACTTAAATGTAGAATCACTACAATCTCTTGCACATGAGTTGAGAGATGGCAATGTTGAGCTGAAAGGCATTATCAAGAACCATGAGGGAATGGAAGTTCTTCATACTGAAAACCTGAGGCAGTTGGAGAGGATGTCTGAGAAGAATGCACAGTTGGAGAAGTCTTTGACAGCTTCAACTACTGAGCTTGAAGGGTTAAGGGAGAAGAAGGTGGCATTGGAAGAATCATGTAAGGAACTCAATTCTAGGATCTGCATTCATCTGTCCGAGCGAGCTGTGCTTGTTGCGCAGATTGAGGCAGTTTCTCAGACCATGGAGGCTCTGCTCGAGAAGAACGTCATTTTGGAGAATTCATTATCTGATGCCAATGCTGAACTCGAGGGCTTGAGGAGGAAGTTGAAAGAGCTGGAAAAATCTTCAGAGGCAGTCCACAATCAGAATTCAGTTCTTCAATCCGAGAAGAAAACTCTTGTTTTTCAG GTTGATAGTATCAGCAATACTCTTCACAGTTTGGAAGCACAAAACACAGAGCTAGAAAGGCGACACTCAGCTTTACAACAGGAGAAAGACTCGGTGCTTGATGAAGTGATCAGGCTACAAGAACTGATAAGACTTGAGAGGAAAGAACACAAAGATGCACTCACAACAAGCAAGACTCAGTTTGATGGTCTACAGAACAAAATTAGCATATTGCTAGAGGAAGGAAGGAACAGAGAGGAGCAGGTTGAAGAGGAGGAGCTGAAGATTGTGAAAGCCCAGATAGAGATCTTCATCTTAAAAGAGTGTTTGGATGACATGGCTGAAGCAAATTCTGTTTACTCAGCAAAATTGCAAAAGAAGGAAGACGTATGTAAGGTTTATGAGGAGAAACTGGACTGGTTGTCACAGGATAATCAGAAGCTAACTGAAGGGATTGGCTCAGTGCGGAAAGTATTACACTTGGATGAGAAGTATGAATCCTTAAACGAAATGAAGCTTGACATCATTTTGCAGCTCATCTTGCATGAGGTCAACTGCTTAAGGAATACAATATCTGATGCCCAGGATGTGAAACAGAAAGAGCTTGTTGAGAAGTCACTCGTTGTCACACTTCTGGAGCACTTCAGACAGGAGGTAGCTGACCTGAGGTCAGAGCGGAACATCCTCAAGAAAGATCAGCAAACAAACAGCGAGGAGTTGCTTCAGTTgcagagagaaagggaagaacttGTGAGTATCAGCGATGAGTTCTGGGAAGAGATGGAGTCTCGTAACCACAGAGTTGAGGACTTAAGGGCTGAGGCGAAGTTCTTGGTTGGGCAATTGTCAGAACTGCAAGATTCTCGGAGGTCCCTGCAAAGTGAGATTATGAAGCTGATTCAACAAAACTCTTTCCTTGCAAATGAACTAAATGATTCCAGGAGAAAAGAGATGATCTTTGAAGATGATTTCAGCACTCTCATCAGTGAATCTGTCAGCAAAGACATCCTTCTTGTGATATTTAAAAACCTTCATGAAGACAGGACCCTGGAATTGAAGTCTTTGTATAATGATTTTGCGTGTCTCCAAGCTGCAGGAAGCGAGCTTTCCCAGGACATCAGGATGATGAACAAAAAGCTTGGAGATTTAGAATCCGAGGATAACCACCTCGACGAAGATATTTGTATAGCCATGAGAAGTGCCCGGCCTAGTCCAGAAAATATCACAGGAAAAGGGCATCCATCACGAAGAGATGTCAATCTCCTGAATTCTGTCAGGACCCGAAAAGGTTATCATGCAAACATGGAATTGAAAAGCCACAAAAAAGTTGACAATGCTGGCTTTGAAAGATCAAATGAAATGCTACTGGAGGAGGTACTTAAGTGTCCTCAAAATATGCAAATGCTTACGAGCAAGGAGAAGACTTTTGTTGACATCAAATCTTGCAACGAAGAGATTACAAAATTGGTAGCTCACATGCAAATGGCTATCACGAATGCTGCTCTATTCAAGGAAAAGGTTCTTGAGCTCATCATAACATGTGAGAGTTATGAGATAAGTGCGATGGTGCAGAAGGAAGTGCTGAAGGAAGATATCATTCGAAGGAATTCATATGTGGATGAGCTGAAAGACAAGCTAAATGCTGTAGAGATTGAGAACAGAAGACTGAAGGTCAATCTGAATGGTGATGTCACAATGTTAGGAACATTGCAGACCGaagtcagtgccctggagaaacaAACCTTGTCCCTTGCCAATGATTGCTTGCAATCAAATAAACTCAAGATGGAG GGAATTGCATCATCTCCTGAGCCCCTCAAAACCATGGTGAGATTCAGTGATGAAAATTCAATGAGAACAGTGAAGGACATGGACCTGCAAAAATTGCATGAAACTATCAAAACGCTCCAGAAGGTGGTCACGGATACCAGTTCCCTTCTTGAGCAAGAGAGGCTTGATTTCAATGCCAATCTGCGAGGAGCAAGGAAGCAGATTGAGGCTCTGAAACTTAAGGAGATCTTGGATGATGACTTGGTTGAAATGAACTACGAGCAAATGCTGAAAGACATACAACTTGACCTCATCCAAACTTCTTCAGGCCGTCAAACGGATTCCGTTGGTCAGCAAAAGAAAATTGCAGCACGAGTTGTTGGACCAAGCAGTAGCCATGTGCGTGATGATTTGGGACCACCGCGAAGTGAGTCATTTGAGAGAGATAACAGTAAACAGTCTCCTGCCGAGTTAGTGGTGGTGAAGGAACTCAGTGTTGTCAACCAAGAGCTACCGAGGTCTGTCACCATTGAGCCACACCAGGAGTGGAGGAACAAGGTCATTCAAAGGTTGTCTTCTGATGGAAAGAGGCTCAACACCCTCCAGTCCAGCATTCAAGAGCTCAAAACAAACACTGAGGCATCAGAAGAGCTTGAGCTCGAGAGTGTCAGATATCAAATAAAAGAAGCTGAGAGcaccatcatcgagttaatcgacACCAACAGTAAACTGGCCAAGAAGGCTGAAGAGTTCACATCCGCCGATGGTCTCGATGGGGACAACGTCGACTTGAGGAGTAGGCACCAGCGGAAGATCTTGGAGCGTGCAAGGAAAATGTCAGAGAAGATAGGGAGGCTGGAGGCGGAAATGCAGAAGGTCCAGCAGGCTCTGCTGAAGTATGAGGAGGAGCAGACTAGCAGCAGCGCATCAAAAACTGTACATCGGCGGTCAAAAGTGCATCTGGTAGACTATCTCTACGGTCGAAGGCGTGAAAATCGGAAGCAACCGCGATGTTCGCCCTGTGGTTGCATGAGAACGAAGACCATCGATGACTAA